The Sphingobacterium bambusae genome includes a window with the following:
- a CDS encoding DUF7507 domain-containing protein: protein MMCTIQRVGSFFGGKLTLISALVLLYTLLWSLPSSAAIPAATSVQQSADVRFTRITDRSRVYTKVGDVIEYTVSLANRGPGAISSLVLTHSKAENTQPISLPNIDVNGQRTFIISYSISQADIDRGAVYAESVLTGRYADNSSFTLRSVDTAPLDPSSPGTPAADPSCLNCTVIPIVQSPKLQVVMSTDRSRRYTKAGELINYVISVRNTGNTSLQQLRVHSKDAANTLLGQAVSLAVNQTLTFSSSHSITQADIDRGVVYQQVQASASSNGKAISQASVDGNPLGTTDPLRSPDCPDCTVAPIQREYKLNLVKSIDRSKTYQQIGDELLYQITLTNAGNVTLSNVQVSDNNATLQGSGSFASLLAGETQVLQAKRSVTQADIDRGAVYNQASVTAKDPEGNSLSTISIDTNPLLPADPLYDATCPSCTVVPIVQSPLLSMVKTTDRSQQLQKVGDVAQFSIRVKNSGNVPLYQVSITDPSADNRTVGSIALLAIGEERSFTASHSITQADIDRGAIYNVAAGTARTVKGVQISSLSTDGNPLPSTDLLYDPACAHCTVIAVQQQTQVQLHKTTDHSLVYSKAGDVIEYTVVVRNTGNTTLSNLQLSGVRGEQRSIGSIAVLAAGATRSFRTSHVVTQAELDRGAVYNLAQVKAVDPKGREIVQTSTDPQPQTELPVDPDCPDCTIVRLSQQPGMQLLETADKTLPYNKVGDIVSYTITLRNSGNQTLRDIVLSNEKLQLADAGTLAQLEVGQSHRFEGSHVVTQADLDRGAVYTQSSAKALDPKGSSWERLSEDGDPLGALDPLLDPACAGCTVAPMQQLPKTAFIKSYNRTEVYNQLGQQINYTIRVTNTGNVTLQDVRLSDTNADMQDLGSIAQLAVGETRSFSATHSITAADIQQGVVYNQALLKAVYGSLPYEQTSVDSQPLSSDHPLFDPACPSCTVTPVGYLDRLVLQKTADRSQTYSKVGDVISYSLDVRKEGNRSVNNLVITDANADDTYVGSVSSLAVGESRQFTAKHTVTQADLDSGAVYNQAVAWARDTDGNLLESLSVDGSPLPEINDWFDPNCPNCTITLLQQNPALRLLKTTDRTQVYKQVGDVIMYWLIMTNTGNVTLFNIQLTDANADDSAVGRVSRLEVGQTRTFLAYHTITQADVDRGAVYNIALAQGQDPRGKSVEAQSEDNNPLDPNDPTNPEPHPDCPSCTITPVQQEPAISLTKTSDRSQRYNKPGDVIRYTLTVTNSGNTTLKNIRISDALADVPEVGLIAQLEVGQSQSFTATHTVTQADVDQGAVYNIAYAKGEDPAGRPVEAHSTDSNPLDPNDPETPEPQPGCPDCTVTPIDQREGLRIIKTVDLSQPFRYAGERLAYRIAVSNVGNVTLRNIVVSDANADNPQVGNIAELAVGQTVELTAYHTITQADMERGYVANIAHGVGQNPQGEPVTEDSESGNTPQPGDPTDPACPRCTIAPLPWKKLEAIDDYFRGINGRTGSTTETVLLNDKLENVAVVAAELLLTPGTAPAAGIAMQANGRILVSPAVAAGSYSYPYRICEVKNPSNCAQAVAYIEVLATLIEAADDTYTVNGKVGGTTASIFVNDKLHQQVIVRQDIALHSVHTEVAALQIQADGSIRIAAGTVAGLYELPYRICEVLNPSNCASAVARVQVQMAPILAEDDRFLPIIGAEGAVTASVLQNDKLNQVTLLPADVRLSWLDEAPVGLELRADGSIVVQAQQPAASYQLRYRICELLNPSNCSEATAYIEIVPTPILARDERIAISWSRESQQTISVLDNDLLNGKAIVLEDITLYPGIPSDAGLSMNRDGSILIPSGLRPGSYSFPYRICEVLNPSNCAQAVATIEISSELFIPNIFTPGKNDGINDTFEIIGHKQFDRIKLVVINRWGNEVYKNDQYNNDWNGSNLPEGTYYYHITTFKGSETQVLKGWVMIK, encoded by the coding sequence ATGATGTGTACAATCCAACGCGTGGGAAGTTTTTTTGGGGGAAAGCTTACTCTTATCAGCGCATTGGTCCTCCTATATACGCTGCTATGGTCCTTGCCGAGCAGCGCTGCAATACCTGCCGCCACCAGCGTGCAACAATCGGCAGATGTTCGTTTTACGCGCATTACCGATCGGTCGCGGGTCTACACGAAAGTAGGCGATGTCATTGAATACACCGTCAGCTTGGCAAACCGAGGTCCCGGTGCCATCAGCAGCCTGGTGCTCACCCATAGCAAGGCCGAGAATACCCAGCCGATCAGTTTGCCCAATATCGATGTCAATGGGCAGCGCACCTTTATCATCTCCTACAGCATTAGCCAGGCCGATATCGACCGTGGCGCCGTCTACGCCGAGTCCGTCCTTACCGGACGCTATGCCGACAACAGCAGTTTCACCTTACGTTCCGTCGATACCGCGCCGCTGGATCCCAGTAGCCCCGGCACGCCGGCGGCGGATCCCAGCTGCTTAAACTGCACCGTCATCCCTATCGTGCAGTCACCCAAGCTGCAGGTGGTGATGAGCACTGACCGCTCGCGGCGCTATACCAAAGCCGGCGAACTTATCAACTACGTCATTAGCGTGCGCAATACCGGCAACACCAGTCTGCAGCAGCTGCGCGTCCATAGTAAAGATGCCGCAAATACCTTGCTGGGGCAGGCCGTAAGCTTGGCCGTCAACCAAACGCTGACCTTCAGCAGTTCCCACAGCATCACGCAGGCCGATATCGATCGCGGCGTGGTATACCAGCAAGTGCAGGCCAGCGCCAGCAGCAACGGTAAAGCCATCAGCCAGGCCTCTGTCGACGGCAACCCTTTGGGCACCACCGACCCGCTGCGCTCGCCCGACTGTCCCGACTGTACCGTGGCCCCCATCCAGCGGGAATATAAGCTCAACCTCGTCAAAAGCATAGACCGCAGCAAAACCTACCAACAGATCGGCGATGAGCTGCTCTACCAAATCACCCTCACCAATGCCGGCAATGTCACGCTCAGCAATGTGCAGGTCAGCGACAATAATGCCACGCTGCAAGGCAGCGGCAGCTTTGCCAGCCTCTTGGCTGGCGAAACGCAGGTGCTGCAAGCCAAGCGTAGCGTTACGCAGGCCGATATCGATCGGGGCGCAGTGTACAACCAAGCATCTGTTACGGCCAAAGATCCCGAAGGAAACAGCCTTTCCACCATCTCCATCGATACCAATCCCCTGCTGCCGGCCGATCCGCTTTACGATGCCACCTGCCCCAGCTGTACGGTGGTGCCCATTGTGCAGAGCCCCCTGCTCAGCATGGTCAAAACCACCGACCGCAGCCAGCAGCTGCAGAAGGTAGGCGATGTTGCGCAGTTCAGCATCCGCGTGAAGAACAGTGGCAATGTACCCCTGTATCAGGTCAGCATCACCGACCCTTCGGCGGACAACCGCACGGTGGGTAGCATTGCCCTCTTGGCTATTGGCGAAGAGCGCAGCTTTACCGCCAGCCACAGCATTACGCAGGCCGATATCGACCGGGGCGCCATTTATAATGTGGCTGCCGGCACCGCCCGTACGGTTAAAGGTGTTCAAATCAGCAGCCTGTCTACCGACGGCAATCCCCTGCCCAGCACCGATCTCCTGTATGATCCCGCCTGTGCACACTGCACCGTTATCGCCGTGCAGCAGCAAACGCAGGTACAGCTTCATAAAACCACCGACCATAGCCTTGTCTACAGCAAAGCTGGCGATGTTATTGAATATACCGTTGTGGTGCGTAATACCGGCAACACCACCCTCAGCAACCTGCAGCTATCCGGTGTTCGGGGCGAGCAGCGCAGCATAGGCAGCATTGCCGTCTTGGCCGCGGGCGCCACGCGCAGCTTCCGCACCAGCCATGTCGTTACGCAGGCCGAGCTCGATCGGGGTGCCGTCTACAACCTGGCGCAGGTCAAGGCCGTCGATCCCAAAGGACGGGAGATCGTGCAAACATCTACCGATCCGCAGCCACAAACCGAGCTGCCCGTAGATCCCGACTGTCCCGATTGCACCATCGTGCGCCTCAGCCAGCAGCCTGGTATGCAGCTCTTGGAAACCGCCGATAAAACGCTACCCTACAACAAGGTGGGCGACATCGTGAGCTACACCATAACGCTGCGCAATAGCGGCAACCAAACCCTGCGCGATATTGTGCTCAGCAATGAGAAGTTGCAGCTGGCCGATGCCGGCACGCTAGCACAGTTGGAAGTCGGGCAAAGCCATCGTTTCGAAGGTAGCCATGTGGTCACGCAGGCCGATCTAGATCGCGGCGCGGTGTATACGCAGTCCTCGGCCAAAGCCTTGGATCCCAAAGGCAGCAGCTGGGAGCGGCTTTCCGAAGATGGCGATCCGCTGGGCGCCTTAGATCCCTTGCTGGATCCCGCCTGCGCAGGCTGCACGGTGGCACCCATGCAGCAGCTCCCCAAAACCGCCTTTATCAAATCCTACAACCGAACCGAGGTATACAATCAGCTGGGTCAGCAAATCAACTATACCATCCGCGTAACCAATACCGGCAACGTGACCTTACAGGATGTACGCCTGTCGGATACCAATGCCGATATGCAGGATCTGGGCAGCATCGCCCAGCTGGCCGTTGGCGAAACCCGCAGCTTCAGCGCCACGCATAGCATCACGGCAGCCGATATACAGCAAGGCGTGGTATACAATCAGGCCCTATTGAAAGCCGTTTACGGCAGCCTGCCTTACGAACAAACTTCCGTGGATAGCCAACCGCTCAGCTCCGATCATCCTTTGTTTGATCCGGCTTGCCCCAGCTGCACCGTCACGCCGGTAGGCTACCTCGATCGCTTGGTGTTGCAAAAGACCGCCGACCGCAGCCAAACCTACAGCAAGGTGGGCGATGTGATCAGCTACAGCCTGGATGTGCGCAAGGAAGGCAACCGCTCGGTTAACAACCTAGTCATCACTGATGCCAATGCCGACGATACCTATGTAGGCTCGGTGAGCAGTCTTGCCGTGGGCGAAAGTCGTCAGTTTACCGCCAAGCATACCGTCACGCAGGCCGATCTGGATAGCGGTGCCGTCTACAACCAAGCCGTAGCTTGGGCGCGCGATACCGATGGCAACCTCTTGGAAAGCCTCTCGGTAGATGGCAGTCCACTACCCGAAATCAACGATTGGTTTGATCCCAACTGCCCCAACTGCACCATCACCTTGTTGCAGCAAAACCCCGCCTTGCGCTTGCTGAAGACTACCGACAGAACCCAAGTCTATAAACAGGTGGGTGATGTCATTATGTATTGGTTGATCATGACCAATACCGGCAATGTGACGCTCTTCAATATACAGCTTACCGATGCCAATGCCGACGATTCGGCCGTGGGGCGCGTGAGCCGCTTGGAGGTAGGGCAAACGCGTACTTTCTTGGCCTACCATACCATTACGCAGGCGGATGTAGACCGTGGCGCGGTATATAATATCGCCCTAGCCCAAGGGCAGGATCCACGTGGAAAATCCGTGGAGGCGCAATCGGAAGATAACAATCCGCTGGATCCGAATGACCCGACTAATCCCGAGCCGCATCCGGATTGCCCCAGCTGTACCATCACGCCTGTGCAGCAAGAGCCGGCTATCAGTCTTACTAAAACCAGCGACCGCAGCCAGCGCTACAACAAGCCGGGCGATGTTATTCGCTATACCCTTACCGTGACCAACAGCGGGAACACCACCCTAAAAAATATACGCATCAGCGATGCCTTGGCCGATGTGCCCGAGGTCGGGCTTATTGCCCAGCTAGAAGTGGGGCAGAGCCAAAGCTTCACCGCGACGCATACCGTTACGCAGGCCGATGTGGATCAGGGCGCCGTTTATAATATTGCCTATGCCAAGGGCGAAGACCCGGCAGGGCGACCTGTGGAGGCGCATTCTACCGATAGCAACCCCTTAGATCCCAACGATCCGGAGACGCCCGAGCCACAGCCCGGTTGTCCAGACTGCACCGTGACGCCCATCGACCAGCGAGAAGGCCTGCGTATTATCAAGACTGTCGACCTATCGCAGCCCTTCCGTTATGCCGGCGAGCGCTTGGCTTACCGCATTGCGGTGAGCAATGTGGGCAATGTAACGCTACGCAACATTGTGGTCAGCGATGCCAATGCCGATAATCCGCAAGTAGGCAACATTGCCGAACTGGCGGTGGGGCAAACCGTGGAACTAACGGCCTACCATACCATTACGCAGGCCGATATGGAGCGTGGCTATGTCGCCAATATCGCGCATGGCGTGGGACAAAATCCGCAAGGCGAGCCTGTGACGGAAGATTCCGAGTCGGGCAATACGCCGCAGCCGGGCGATCCTACCGACCCTGCCTGCCCACGCTGTACCATTGCGCCTTTGCCTTGGAAAAAGCTGGAGGCTATCGACGATTATTTCCGCGGCATCAATGGCCGCACGGGCAGCACCACCGAAACGGTGTTGTTGAATGATAAGCTAGAGAACGTTGCAGTGGTTGCCGCCGAGCTGCTGCTCACGCCGGGCACGGCTCCTGCAGCGGGCATCGCGATGCAGGCCAACGGCCGCATCTTGGTATCGCCGGCAGTGGCGGCAGGCAGCTACAGCTATCCCTACCGCATTTGCGAAGTCAAGAACCCGTCCAACTGTGCGCAGGCCGTCGCCTATATCGAGGTGCTGGCCACGTTGATCGAAGCCGCTGATGATACCTATACCGTGAATGGCAAGGTGGGCGGCACCACCGCCAGCATCTTTGTCAACGACAAGCTGCATCAGCAGGTTATTGTGCGGCAGGATATTGCCTTGCATAGCGTGCACACCGAAGTGGCGGCGCTACAAATTCAGGCAGATGGTAGCATCCGCATTGCGGCCGGTACGGTAGCGGGCCTCTACGAGCTGCCCTACCGCATCTGCGAGGTGCTCAACCCCAGCAACTGTGCCAGCGCTGTGGCACGGGTGCAGGTGCAGATGGCGCCAATCCTTGCCGAAGATGATCGTTTTCTGCCGATCATAGGCGCCGAGGGTGCTGTTACAGCCTCTGTCTTACAAAATGATAAACTTAATCAGGTCACGCTGCTGCCAGCAGATGTTCGCCTCAGCTGGCTGGATGAAGCTCCGGTAGGACTCGAGCTGCGTGCCGACGGCAGCATCGTGGTGCAGGCGCAGCAGCCGGCGGCGAGCTATCAGCTGCGCTACCGCATCTGCGAGTTGCTTAACCCCAGCAACTGCAGTGAGGCGACGGCCTATATCGAGATTGTGCCCACACCCATCCTGGCGCGCGATGAGCGTATCGCCATCAGCTGGAGCCGCGAAAGCCAGCAGACCATTTCCGTGCTAGACAACGACCTGCTCAACGGCAAAGCCATCGTCTTGGAGGATATTACGCTCTACCCAGGCATCCCGAGCGACGCCGGCCTCAGCATGAACCGCGATGGCAGCATCTTGATCCCTAGTGGACTTCGGCCGGGCAGCTACAGCTTTCCCTACCGCATCTGTGAAGTGCTGAACCCCAGCAATTGCGCGCAGGCGGTAGCCACGATCGAGATCAGCTCGGAGCTCTTTATCCCCAATATCTTCACGCCGGGGAAAAACGATGGCATCAACGATACCTTCGAGATCATCGGTCACAAGCAGTTCGATCGCATCAAGCTCGTGGTCATCAACCGCTGGGGCAACGAGGTCTACAAGAACGATCAGTATAACAACGACTGGAACGGGAGCAACCTCCCCGAAGGCACCTACTATTACCATATTACCACCTTCAAAGGCTCGGAAACCCAAGTGCTTAAAGGTTGGGTGATGATTAAGTAA
- a CDS encoding tyrosine-protein phosphatase produces the protein MFSIFNRKPRYQDLSWMAVDMHTHLLPGLDDGSTSVADSTEMITRMHKLGIVQFYGTPHVQQDIYPNSNTAILAAYQQLQQTPALKHIHIDYAAEYTVEKAFLQQVMTATDNLLALADNYVLIGMSYVSESPYIEQVINTLIIKGYTPVLANVERYVYYHQDSSSLKKFKDLGCLLQVGLLSCYGYYGSKEKNVVKSLLDHGLVDLLGTDVHYERHVKAIEHFVGKQDLSPYFAGKIKNKELFLNNQGIDA, from the coding sequence ATGTTCTCTATATTCAACCGCAAACCCCGCTATCAAGATTTAAGTTGGATGGCCGTCGATATGCACACGCACCTGTTGCCCGGGCTAGACGATGGCAGCACTTCCGTTGCCGACAGCACCGAGATGATCACGCGCATGCACAAGCTCGGCATCGTGCAGTTCTACGGCACGCCGCATGTGCAGCAAGATATCTACCCCAACAGCAATACCGCCATCCTCGCCGCCTATCAGCAGCTGCAGCAAACACCGGCATTGAAGCATATCCATATCGACTACGCTGCAGAGTATACCGTCGAGAAAGCCTTCCTACAACAGGTCATGACCGCTACCGACAACCTCTTGGCGCTGGCCGACAATTACGTGCTCATCGGCATGTCCTACGTCAGCGAAAGCCCCTACATTGAGCAGGTGATCAATACCTTGATCATCAAGGGCTACACCCCGGTGTTGGCCAATGTCGAGCGCTATGTGTACTACCATCAGGATAGCAGTTCCTTAAAGAAATTCAAGGATCTCGGTTGCCTACTGCAGGTCGGTTTGTTGTCTTGCTACGGCTATTACGGTTCGAAAGAGAAAAATGTGGTCAAGAGCCTGCTGGATCACGGTCTGGTAGATCTGCTGGGCACCGACGTGCACTATGAAAGGCATGTCAAAGCCATCGAACACTTTGTCGGCAAGCAAGATCTATCGCCCTACTTCGCGGGAAAGATCAAGAACAAAGAGCTTTTTCTGAACAATCAGGGCATCGACGCGTAA
- a CDS encoding nucleotidyltransferase family protein, whose protein sequence is MQTTNRATQPILVILAAGMASRYGSAKQVDGFGPNNETIIDYSIYDAIKAGFGKVVFVIREEFLPIMRANFDHKLRGKIEVAYAFQDFNLQKFGVDTLVEREKPWGTAHAVMSAEQELDRPFCVINADDFYGFDAFQKMHNFLVNEAHDEEMAMVGFQIGNTLSEHGYVSRGVCALNEQGYMQSVTERTNIYRGADASADSIVYKEGEEEHPLAEDTLVSMNFWGFTPKIIDVARSLFPDFVQKNKNNPKAEFFIPTIPDYMAKMGLAQFKVIPTSSQWFGVTYKEDKAQVRDSIQQLVAFGAYPSALYAPARQVDTALYLEQ, encoded by the coding sequence ATGCAAACAACAAATAGGGCAACACAGCCCATCCTCGTCATTTTGGCAGCCGGCATGGCTAGCCGTTACGGTTCTGCGAAGCAGGTCGATGGATTTGGCCCCAATAACGAGACAATTATAGATTATTCCATTTACGACGCCATCAAAGCCGGTTTTGGCAAGGTGGTCTTCGTTATTCGCGAAGAATTCCTCCCGATTATGCGGGCCAACTTTGATCATAAGTTGCGCGGCAAGATCGAGGTGGCCTACGCTTTTCAAGATTTTAATTTGCAGAAGTTTGGCGTAGATACCTTGGTAGAGCGCGAGAAGCCTTGGGGTACGGCACATGCCGTCATGAGTGCCGAGCAGGAACTCGACCGTCCATTCTGCGTCATCAACGCCGACGATTTTTACGGTTTCGATGCCTTCCAAAAGATGCACAATTTCCTTGTTAACGAAGCGCACGATGAAGAGATGGCCATGGTTGGTTTTCAGATCGGCAACACCCTGTCCGAACACGGCTACGTATCGCGTGGCGTATGCGCGCTCAACGAGCAGGGCTATATGCAGAGCGTCACCGAGCGCACCAACATCTACCGCGGGGCAGATGCCAGTGCCGATAGCATCGTCTACAAAGAAGGCGAGGAGGAGCATCCACTAGCAGAAGACACCTTGGTATCTATGAATTTCTGGGGCTTCACGCCCAAGATCATTGATGTGGCGCGTTCCCTGTTTCCGGATTTTGTGCAGAAAAACAAAAACAACCCCAAAGCGGAGTTCTTTATACCAACCATTCCCGATTATATGGCGAAGATGGGCTTGGCGCAGTTCAAGGTTATCCCTACCTCGTCGCAATGGTTTGGTGTCACCTATAAAGAAGATAAAGCGCAAGTGCGCGACAGCATACAGCAGCTGGTAGCTTTTGGGGCTTATCCAAGCGCTTTGTATGCCCCTGCACGGCAGGTGGATACCGCCCTGTACTTGGAACAATAG
- a CDS encoding PorP/SprF family type IX secretion system membrane protein, producing the protein MNRTTYTLYGALLGLLLLAAGQGYAQQNIQFTQYIFNSISVNPAYAGYKEEWFAQVGLRSQWTGWEGAPRTGSLSVDGVLDPQSKRHGVGLQFTADKLGAQSATSVYASYAMRLQLDDRDARRLALGVAVGGTQYGLDGSKLQAVNPQDEAIPPGYMSSWNPDIRLGVYYSSPKLYVGLAVQDLFANGDRHDAMRFNQNSLESLYRTSNAYLIAGGLIALEEGLHLRPSLLVKDDFKGPTSLDVNAMFIFQGRFWIGAGYRTRARLFDRPYYDQSPLKLTAMNAITGIAQIYASNNLRIGYSYDFMINQMQGLQSGTHEITLGLTLGRILQQMLSPRYF; encoded by the coding sequence ATGAATAGAACGACATACACCCTATACGGCGCCCTGCTCGGCCTGCTGCTTTTGGCGGCAGGGCAGGGCTATGCCCAGCAGAATATACAGTTTACGCAGTATATCTTCAATTCCATCAGTGTCAATCCGGCCTATGCCGGCTACAAGGAAGAGTGGTTTGCACAGGTGGGCCTACGCAGCCAGTGGACGGGCTGGGAAGGTGCGCCGCGCACAGGTTCCCTGTCGGTAGATGGGGTACTCGATCCGCAGAGCAAGCGCCATGGCGTAGGGCTGCAGTTTACGGCCGATAAGCTGGGCGCGCAGAGTGCTACCTCGGTTTATGCCAGCTACGCCATGCGGCTGCAGCTTGACGATCGGGATGCGCGGCGCCTGGCCTTGGGTGTAGCGGTTGGCGGTACGCAGTATGGCCTGGATGGCAGCAAGCTGCAGGCTGTCAATCCGCAGGACGAGGCCATTCCGCCGGGCTATATGTCCAGCTGGAACCCCGATATCCGCTTGGGCGTTTACTATTCCAGCCCCAAGCTTTATGTGGGCTTGGCCGTGCAGGATCTGTTTGCCAACGGCGATCGCCACGATGCCATGCGCTTTAACCAAAACAGTTTGGAAAGTCTTTACCGCACCAGCAATGCCTATTTGATTGCCGGCGGCTTGATCGCCCTTGAAGAGGGTCTGCACCTGCGACCCAGCTTGCTGGTCAAGGATGATTTTAAAGGTCCCACCTCCCTGGATGTGAATGCGATGTTCATCTTTCAGGGCCGCTTTTGGATCGGTGCCGGCTATCGTACCCGCGCCCGCCTGTTTGATAGGCCCTATTACGATCAGTCGCCCTTGAAGCTGACGGCCATGAATGCCATCACCGGCATCGCACAGATCTACGCCAGCAACAACCTGCGCATCGGCTACTCCTATGACTTTATGATCAACCAAATGCAGGGCCTGCAAAGCGGTACGCACGAGATCACCCTCGGTCTTACCCTCGGCCGCATCCTGCAGCAGATGTTAAGTCCACGGTATTTTTAG
- a CDS encoding OmpA family protein: protein MKKNILYIIAILLFAGPTISAQEQLTLRDRAEELYERMEYAEAIPLYEHLLQVKKPRVLDMERLASAFLYINDYEQAENWYARAVQTPGHRPEAQWGYVQSLRQNGKYTEAKVQLLDYRQRHGDSPKLQLAILGCDSAIQWIAAPTAHRLHNLREVNTPLAEFAPFPVQDKLYYVGEPRGGSKNRSGMTGQSYLRLYSANRDGQALSFAEPLSYAFNTALYHIGPLAASAQGDTLYVTRTAVGRQAERFKKDGRRFRKHNLELKLYIRQGDDWREEDFPYNKVEAYSVGHACLSADGQTLYFASDRPGGVGGVDIWYCIRDAQGAWGRPINAGSTVNSPGDELFPAIFADGLYYASDGFAGMGGFDIFLAKGSRGEYSARHNLRYPINTAGDDFGMAPLLVEAEDFEGFLSSNRRGGLGGDDLYTVKLQKPSRRITLQGRAHDKKTREGLGETMVSLFAGEGELVARKQSDDQGFFQFELQPGQTHWVFADHKGYMADSTRLAPIFNQADTSVQVSLFLAPLNKVGDKIVLENLYYDFDKHDIRPDAALVLNQVVRVMRDNPGLRIELSSHTDSRGSDSYNMRLSQRRAQAAVDYIVSRGIAADRLQARGYGESRLVNQCAEGVNCSEPEHQANRRTELEVIQ from the coding sequence ATGAAAAAAAACATCCTATACATCATCGCTATCCTGCTCTTTGCCGGGCCTACTATCTCGGCGCAAGAGCAGCTGACGCTGCGGGATAGGGCCGAGGAGCTCTACGAGCGTATGGAATATGCGGAGGCTATTCCTTTGTACGAGCACCTCTTGCAGGTCAAGAAGCCGCGCGTGTTGGATATGGAGCGGTTGGCCTCGGCCTTCCTCTATATCAACGACTACGAGCAGGCCGAAAACTGGTATGCACGCGCCGTGCAAACGCCGGGCCATCGGCCGGAGGCGCAGTGGGGCTATGTGCAGTCGCTGCGACAAAACGGTAAATATACGGAGGCCAAGGTGCAGCTGCTGGATTACCGGCAGCGGCATGGCGACTCGCCCAAGCTGCAGTTAGCCATTCTGGGCTGCGACTCGGCTATACAGTGGATCGCGGCACCCACAGCGCACCGCCTGCACAACCTGCGCGAGGTGAATACGCCGCTGGCGGAGTTTGCACCCTTCCCGGTACAGGATAAGCTCTACTATGTGGGCGAGCCGCGGGGCGGCAGCAAGAACCGCAGTGGCATGACGGGGCAGTCGTACTTGCGCCTCTATTCGGCCAACCGCGATGGGCAGGCCTTGTCCTTTGCCGAGCCGCTCAGCTATGCTTTCAATACGGCGCTGTACCACATCGGTCCGCTGGCGGCCAGCGCGCAGGGCGATACGCTCTATGTCACGCGTACTGCCGTAGGCCGGCAGGCGGAGCGCTTCAAGAAGGATGGGCGCCGCTTTCGTAAGCACAACCTAGAGCTCAAGCTGTATATCCGGCAGGGCGACGACTGGCGCGAGGAAGATTTTCCCTACAACAAGGTGGAGGCCTACTCGGTAGGCCATGCCTGCCTCTCCGCCGATGGGCAGACGCTTTATTTCGCGTCCGATCGCCCGGGCGGCGTGGGTGGTGTTGATATTTGGTACTGCATCCGCGATGCGCAAGGCGCTTGGGGTCGCCCCATCAATGCGGGCTCCACGGTCAACTCGCCGGGCGATGAGCTCTTCCCGGCGATCTTTGCGGATGGCCTCTACTATGCCAGCGATGGCTTCGCCGGCATGGGGGGCTTTGATATCTTCCTAGCAAAGGGCAGTCGCGGCGAATATAGCGCGCGCCACAACCTGCGCTACCCCATCAATACGGCGGGCGACGACTTCGGTATGGCGCCCCTGCTGGTGGAGGCGGAGGACTTTGAGGGCTTCCTGTCGTCCAACAGGCGCGGCGGCCTCGGTGGCGACGATCTGTATACGGTGAAGCTGCAGAAGCCTAGCCGCCGCATCACGCTGCAGGGGCGTGCGCACGACAAGAAGACGCGCGAGGGTCTTGGCGAGACGATGGTGAGCCTCTTCGCCGGCGAAGGCGAGCTGGTGGCGCGCAAGCAGTCTGACGATCAGGGCTTCTTTCAGTTTGAGCTGCAGCCGGGGCAAACGCACTGGGTCTTTGCAGATCATAAGGGCTATATGGCCGACTCCACGCGCTTGGCGCCGATCTTCAACCAGGCGGATACCAGCGTGCAGGTGTCGCTCTTCTTGGCGCCCCTCAATAAGGTGGGCGATAAGATTGTCCTAGAAAACTTGTATTACGATTTTGATAAACACGATATACGGCCGGATGCGGCTTTGGTACTCAACCAGGTGGTGCGCGTGATGCGCGACAACCCGGGCTTGCGCATCGAGCTGTCCAGCCACACGGATAGCCGCGGTAGCGACAGCTACAACATGCGGCTGTCGCAGCGGCGTGCCCAAGCGGCCGTCGACTATATCGTGAGCCGCGGCATTGCCGCAGATAGGCTGCAGGCGCGTGGCTACGGCGAAAGCCGATTGGTAAACCAATGCGCCGAAGGGGTCAACTGCAGCGAACCCGAGCACCAGGCCAATCGCCGCACGGAGCTCGAGGTGATCCAATAA